TTCGTTTCTTTTCGAATATagatctattttattttatctttttgattttttttcgtACGTGTATAAACGAGTAAAAAGGAGAGTTTTTTTTACCTATTTGATGACTCTGGGATACTTGGAGTAGTTGGAGGGCGATTCGGCGAAAAAAGGCGAATATAGACCCAATGCTCCAGTTTTGGCACCACTTAGTCCAGATAAACCACTAATCCTGTATTTAACAGTGTTTGACCACTCCATGGGATGTGTGCTACGTCAGCATGACGAAACTAGGAGGAAGGAAAAAGTGATATACTATCCCAGTAAGAAATTTACTGACTGTGAAATGAGATACTCGCccattgaaaaattatgttgtgccttGGTCTGGACGACACGGAGATTGAGGTAATACATgctctatcatacgacttggttaATTTCAAACTTGGACCCtctaaagtatatgatggagtcaactgcATTGAATGGGAGGATGGCTAGGTGGTAGATCCTGCTATTCGAGTTTGATGTAGCCTACGTAAATCAGAAGGTTGTCAAAGGGAGCGCGATAGCAGAATTTTTGGCTAGCAGAGCTTTAAAAGACTATGAACCTCTGAATtttgatttcccgaatgaagatTGGATGTATGTGGCAACTGCTGAAGAGGATTCTCAGGAAAATCATCATTGGAAGCTAAACTTTGACGGAGCTTCAAATGCTGTaggtaatggaattggggcagtccttGTGTCCCCTaatggagatcattatccttttaccagtaaattggattttaattgcaCCAATAACATGGCTGAATATGAAGCTTGTATTATCGGTATCCGGGCAGCCAAAGAGCGAACAATTAAGATACTAGAAGTATACGGAAGACTCTGCATTCGTAATATACCAGCTCCAAGGGGAATAGGAAACTAGAGAGCCAAAGTTAATCTGCTATCAAAAATTGGTTCTGGAATTGATCAAGGAGTTTGACAGTATCACTTTTCgttatctcccacgagacgaaaatcagatggctgatgctttAGCCACTTTAGCCTCTATGATCCAAGTGAACAAATCAAAAGACATGAAGCCTATTCAAATCAGTATTTATGAGACTCCGACTCCTTGCTATAATATTGAGGAAGAGGAAAACGATGACCATCCATGGTATCAAGACATACTGCGATATATCAAGAATCGTGAGTACCCCGGCCATGCGACAGAGAGTGATAAGAGGACGTTGAGGAGACTGGCCATTGATTATGTCCTAGATTGAGAGATTTTGTATAAGAAAGGAAATGATCAAGTATTGTTGAGATACGTGGATGCTGTGGAGGCCGAGAAAATcttggaagaagtccatgaagGTATTTGTGGAACACATGCCAATGGCTTCACAATGGCCAGACAGATTATAAGATTCGGgtattattggtccaccatggaaaaagattgcattaattatgccaagaaatgccataaatgccaaatttatggcgATAAAATACACGCACCTCCTTCACATCTTcacgttatgacttctccatgtgGGGATGGATGTCATCGGtccaatatcaccgaaggcttctaatgggcactattttatctttgtggttattAACTATTTCACTAAGTGGGCGTAAGCCGCTTCATATGCTAACGTCACAAAGTCAGcagtaagtttttgaaaaagaaaattatatgtcGATATGAGACACCTGAAAGAattatatctgacaatgcactgAATTTAAACAACGGCTTAATAGCAGAAGTTTGTAGTCAGTTCAAGATTAGGCACCATAATTTGTCACCAtctcgcccaaaaatgaatggttcCGTGGAAGCagctaacaaaaatatcaagaaaattgtaggaaaaatgactgaaacctacaatgactggcatgagaaattaccttTTGCTTTCCTCGCATATCGAACATCTATtaggacttctactggggcaatACATTTTTCTCTGGTTTATGGGATGtaggcagttttacccattgaagttgaaatcccttctctccgaGTTTTAGCCGAACTAAAGTTAGATAAGGGTGAATAGattcaatctcgatatgatcagttgaacctgatAGAAGAAAAGAtgctaaaagctattcgtcacgGTCAGATGTATCATAAATGAATGACGCGAGCCTATAACAAGAAGGTTCGTCCCAtagaatttcatgaaggggacctggtgttgaaaaaggtccttcctctacaaaaggacTTTAGAGATAGGTGGATGTCGAATTGGGAatgaccttatgttgtaaaaaaggtcTTTTCTAGAGGAGCTTTaatcttgagtgagatggatggtaaaaacctACCAAATCCGGTAAACTCAGACGTAGATAAGAAATACTTCACCTGAAGAAATAAATGGACCAAAGTGAAAGccacaaagggcgctttgaatcctaaaaaaaaaagaggagaggCTCAGGTGAAAAATCGCAAAAGGCACTttgagaccaaaagggatttcagttgaaaacctgaaaagggtgGCTCAAATGCATATCAGAATAGGGCACGAGGTAATCAGAATAGCTCAAATGTCGATCAAACTGGGCCATGTGTTGATCTTGTTGTACTTGAATTAACAGGAATAGGTAGGTGACGTCTTGAGGCATTGACAAAGTATTGTAGAtcccctaaacacatatcaaattcagaatggtcttcaaaaagtttgtacagagaagctcatgctacgatCTCTGATGCACctgttttcatcttattcagtttgtatcttagcaaaatttactatcttgatcaatttattcattttgagctttgATCTCAATAAAGTTTCATCTTGCTCATTGTactaatctttttcaagcatcttccactaaaataatgattaatggactaataatattcaagtaaaagaagttttgtatattactctggaagtttctaaataatacaggaacctaaaactggactattatttagaatgCACTAGGTTTAATGGCTGAAACGTTTAAGTGAAAATGGTCTAAAAGATTAAGACTATATCTTTGGATTTTGTAGCCAGAAACATTTATTATCATGCCAGTGATAAAGCTTCGCTTGCCAGGCAATAAGAAGAGGTTTTTTGGAAAACTTTCCATACTCTTGTATGAGCATGTGGTCGTGACACCCAAAGAGTGGTGTAAACTGCCAatacaaataaagaaaagataACCCAAAACTCAGGTCTTAGAAGAATAGTTGAACCTCGAGGCTACTGACTGAATGTTTCCTTGGTTTTTGTCAAAGGTACCACTCAAGCAAGAAGACTCTATGATACATCACTGATGAATTTTCAATGAACATTGAATAATGTCGTTAAAGGATAATTCTCATGGCATTTTGTATGCATGCATATACATTTAATGAGgagattttgatttattctgatcataacatccatcactaggcataaatcggcccatgaaatggattctacaggttaTGTTCCCTAGAATAGATCGGTGAAACCACAAACCCTATACcattgaagttgtagtggaatggattgaagaagattgtagatcttgtcttcctatactggcagtgaagtagatcgaaagcaccggccttatctccctgagcagcagtggagttgGCAGTGTTGTGGATCCTGtctccttaagcagtagtggagcagataaaagacggtgaatcttaacTTCCCGAGGTagtagggaaacagatttaagccatcGGTCCTATCTTCTTCagcagtagtggaataggttgaaaattgcagatcctgtctccctaagcagtaatgGGGCAAACTGAAGATGGCAAAGCtcatctccctaaagttgtagcggagcagattaaagccaacgagtcttatctccctgaatttGCAGTGTAGTAGACTGACTAAACCAagcctatctccctgaagtcgtagtggagcggattaaaatgatggatctgatctccctaaagttgcagtggagcagactgaagataacaaatcttatttccttgaagttacagtggaacgaattaaagctataaattaccgatcttatctctctgaagttgcagtagagcagatcataaCAAGTCtaatctccctgaagttgcaatggagcagactaaaaccatgTACTTCGTCCttctgaagttgcagcagagtggattgaagctacaagctGTATCTTCTTGAAGTGCAGTAGAATGGATTGAAGCAACAAGACAAAGTGGACTGGAAaaaggctacttgaagaagaaaggcACCAGAACAAGTCAAGAATCGACGAGACCGGGCAAAACTGGTATTTCTTAGTCTTTActctgttcccgttacacgacaacgagtaaagaggggcagctgtacaagcccaatttagcccgggcccaGCGCACTCAAAACAGACaagaaaagaaaccaaaaataataaacagaCCAGCCCAAACAAAACCCACCTAAAACCTACCCAAAGACCAATACCCAACAGACCCAATTATAAGCCCAAACACCCTGGCCCAACGACCTAAACTAACCCAAAGACCAATTAGCAAAAAAAACCCCatgtgcgccgcacctaggtcTTCTGACTATTGCCACCGTCTTTCTTTTATCACCTTTGCCACCGACCCACCACCGCCACTTGCCCACATGCGCCATCGAGTGCCTGCAAAACAATAAAAGAGACAAcaacagaaagaaaaaggggaatTGGCTATAAAAGTCGAACCCTtctgtaattttttattcttcccCTGGTTTTTGTGCGAACATTTTCAGAAATAataaggcaaaaaaaaaaagactcaaTGTGATTTCTTCGTTTCTTTTCGAATAtagatatattttcttttatcttttttatttttttcgtacGTGTATAAATGAGTAAAAAAGAGAGTTTTTTTACCTATTTGACGACGCCGGGATACTGGAGTAGTTAGAGGGCGACTCGGTGAAAAAAGGGAAGCTTTTCAGCTTCTCGGCCGCCACATACAGCGGTGCCGGGGCCGATGGCCGAATTTTGGGCTAGTGCCCAGAGGGAGAGAGAGGGCTTGAGaggttttttgttgttttttttctagaggaaggaaagaaacgatttttttggaaattttttggcttaaatagccgaACAAAACGACGATGTTTTGGTCGGCATCCTTAAAccccaaaacgatgtcgttttgagccatccgacccgacccgaaccGCCTAGGATTTGCGTGTTTTTAGACAAAATGGGCTATTTGCGTCCTTAGTCCTTTCGCTTTTGAGGCTGGTTACAATTGGgtcctattttcttttttaatttttgcccaaaatttttagtttttttaatttggtccttagaccgttttaaaagaaaaacacctGGAATGGTGTCGTTTTGAAATTTGGAATAATTTCTCATTTGGTTCCCCTCCTTTCACGCGcgttacaatttaatcctttgctttgtttccattttcaatttcgtccctaaatttctatttgtttttaatttaatccttttctattgttattttattattattaaactaattaggttattattattactaaaattattattattagtattaatattattattaatattattgttattatcatcataacttattatgtaaattttaaatatatgtgtcttattatgttattattctATAATtgctctctctctatatatacacatatatacatatttaatatttacatacatatatacgcttatatttttatatattttataatttatatatatgtatgtatttatatgcacattttaaattttttatatatgcatacttacatgtatccttttttataaatatatatacatatacttatacatattctttatattttaaaatctatatttttcttatgcATTTTCTATAGTTTATAATTCGTgtgtacatatattttatatattttacaatgcATACATgtgcataatatatatatatatatacgttttaattttataaatacacatatatatacacctttatatttttttatatttcataactttatatacatatatatgtatacatacatacttacatatatttttacgtACATAgagttttcatattttcataattttatgcaCACACGTATATacctttttacatttttattcattttatttatttatttatttcattttcattattgttttgaaagaatgctttaattttatttgcttgtatACCTTTGCTATGTCGTATGTTattgatttttccttttatttatcttacCTTTGTTGCTATTACTCGTATTATTTTACATCATCgcattcatttttgttttgttacgCATATTGACACCGTGTTTCATTTCTTCTATTTCGTGTTAGATTgaaaatctcgtgtttagattcgagaaggtcgtaccctaacttactggagttttgattttcacaataaatctaaatacacaaatcttttcaaactcaagttttaaacgatctcgggaattatGAAAAGATCttgttctaacttacgggacatgattcctttttctaaacccgagataatcGAATATTCTTTCGAATAAGTGAATTTTTCGACATTTATTCTCGAATCAGGATTTCAAGAtattgtatcctaacttacgggatgcgattctttttctcgattaacgtgaagtATGCcctatttcttttcaaatattttttgcaTTTCGACAAAGGATCGTATCTTCAAAACCTCTTTAGAGTTCTCAAATTTctgacactaagacactaattaatcaactaggtaccaattttgggcgttacgagggtgctaatccttccttgtacgtaaccgactcccgaacccattttttatctaaatttcgtggaccaaaatcattgttttaataaaatcaaatcgtttattaaaaacaaccactttccGAGATGACCTGATCATACTTCAtcaaaaagattggtggcgactcccatgtttgttttcattttcaaaatctaagtcgaccctgttttatttcaaaaatggtgtcaacagttAGGATGCCACACAGTTGCCTCTAGCTGGGGGAGTCTATTGGATCTGGTGCTTTAAgggtagtattttcgtctaagtacacttataatttttcgaatagattggttaataaaactattcatgaattacatcaatactttgtatattttcctcacatggtttttgcacacaaagcaaaatggaagcaaatgttgctcattggtagtttattgtttaactaatattcAACGATATTACGTGGTTGAATCGTAATATAAAAAGACAATTTGTATTAGTATACAAACCAAGacatgtccttagtttaatcAGAAAtaagcaaaccaattgaaagactaatataccATCTATCAAGTCAAATTAGGGAGATACTTTGTCTTGGACATTgaagcggatgactcccagaagataaagacatagataTAACTAACTGGACTGACAATACATCAGActagacccaagtagaatagatcctgaattcgTTTATGGATCTATTAACTTGTGACGTTAATAGTGTGACACACcaaaatcttgagtggatggtagactatgtatgcgtgactcgtacactttgatgcaagtaaaagtctgagttctaatagataaggaaccgaaaaaTGGTGCATTGGATGTACAACTTCTGCAATATGTAGCaccattcacaacagtggaattcatagctcgatacatgggtaaatgatatcctctcatagGCATttcatggttgatgaaaagtaaatgtggtcaCGAGTCGttcatctttgtgatggatgacttgatcactatttgatggtgattgacttttcatgaaggaagatgtaatggttaccataagataaaataggatcatattgggagaacgaacattatcccaaagagattaaggatatattatgagggtaacacacttatgaaaagGTCATTAGACAATCACTGAAtaattgctttcgtaatggtatgtcgttagggagagcttagttacgatactatagtggaatgactttgtaactaaatgagtttataattaataggcgaaaagccgaaacttaattacaaatcatttgagtcctaattacatatgtccaatcggttcTTTGCCAATTCGATGAAACTAgaaataaattgcatgtttgaatcaaaataaacagaatgaatagaaacagagaaatggaaaacattcaaaaatgacTATGGTTTTCTCccaaatggagaaatggaatcatttgaaaatgaatgtgagtttctcaaaaaatagaaatgaaaatggaaatgagaaatgatccatttgcaaatatatatatatatatatatatatagatatatatatatatatggattacTCGAAATGATCGGAAGGaggagtttatatttttaagcaattttaaagcacgaaaatgaaaataaatcattcggtcatagtgaaaagttgagttgtgaaatattgaatatattttcttggaatttttatcaagggtaaaattatcatatttttatcgGGGTAAAATTAggattagaaaattatttaattagaaaattaatgtttattttgaaaaatagaaaaatatgtattaggttagattaaattataaagtgctaGGTTAAAAGTCCATAAAGCATATATAATTGGGCCCAATACATATGAGGGGAAACGCACCCTATTAGCCGCTCATCTTCTCCTAGTTGGactaggaagttgtttttctatttgaaataaacctcTACAATTCAACAACAGTTCTCCATTctttccctataaatagatggcaccggtagAGCTATTTACATAACTTGGAGAGATTGTTACTCtaccgaaaaatagagagaatttattctcaactattgaatatatttttccaaaataacaattttactggtttctattaaaaaagagggaattttcgttttcaccccaaagataaaagaaaacattttctaatcctgtgttttgattcaattggttcgagcccacactcgaagcaattcgtggtacgagaataatgAAGatgatcgtttggttgaaagtcaaAAAACGTCAAGGATCCGCTATCCAAAACACATGTATGATTTCGGTTCAagatttattgctataaatatcacaaattgggtcgatttttaaaattttaatttttcgctatGCAAGAAAGCCATTTTCAAATCGGATTTTTTCAACAGAGCCACCTTAGCACAATCTGTGCTTCTATCCATTCCAAACTACTTTATGCAGTTTATAATGATATCTAAAGGTATTTTTAAGGAGATCGAGTGTTTGGCTAGATAATTTATCTGGGGATCTACGATGGAAGGAATAAATTAATGTTAGTTAACTGGGATTCAGTTTGTTAGTGTCGTTTTTGTGGAGGTCTTGGGCTTCACTGTTTGGAGGATTAGAACAAATATTTTCTGATGAAATTGAGGTTTAATTTGATTTCGAATGGTAATGCATTATGTCGGATAGTGTTTTGAGGGGTAAGGGTTCATTTCTTTGGAGGGCTCTCTCTAAAGTTTGGCCCTTACTTCGGGACAATCTAGTATGGTCTGTGG
The nucleotide sequence above comes from Gossypium raimondii isolate GPD5lz chromosome 13, ASM2569854v1, whole genome shotgun sequence. Encoded proteins:
- the LOC105781624 gene encoding uncharacterized protein LOC105781624 encodes the protein MYVATAEEDSQENHHWKLNFDGASNAVGNGIGAVLVSPNGDHYPFTSKLDFNCTNNMAEYEACIIGIRAAKERTIKILEEFDSITFRYLPRDENQMADALATLASMIQVNKSKDMKPIQISIYETPTPCYNIEEEENDDHPWYQDILRYIKNREYPGHATESDKRTLRRLAIDYVLD